The Lolium rigidum isolate FL_2022 chromosome 2, APGP_CSIRO_Lrig_0.1, whole genome shotgun sequence genomic interval agaaatgacaagatttttagcgATAAAAATTGCTCCTTtttcaggtcatctacagatgtacatgtattctccgtttgtggttacctcttcagcgagtggagagtcgagacctatttacggtggTCTATACACGGTtaaaggctacggcgagggatactttttccctacatgggtgacaacatagtctacggattgaagctccaccCACACCTTAtgcatcatatgattcatcggttcgatatgtatttcgccttgttttttttttccatcTTTTGACTTGAGACACATAAACAACTGTGTGCATCCTGATTATGCAGAggttggatgtaattgcttttcaaAATAATTAAGCATCCTTTATTGAAAAACATATTGTTTGACAATGTATGCATGAAAAATGATACTAAGAAAAGCACTAGGAATTGCTAAGAAGAAAATTGTTCCCACACCATGCACTCATGCATCGAGGTACCAGCAAAAAGCACAACGCAAACCTATGATAAATTCATCTAAAACCTACATCGCTATGAAATTTGATAAGGGATGTATTTTCTTGACCCATTGATATATTCCCTTTGTTTATGAATATACGATATTTTAGACACATCAAAGTAAACTAGATACACATTATAGTAAGTGAATCTATTCTCTAAAAGTAGACTGGATACATACTAAAATAGAAGAATTTAATAAAAACTAAAACATACAGTATTATATtaatgaacggagggagtagatgcgTAGTCTTTTTGTGTGTAATTCACGAGCTTTATTAATCAACAACCAAAAAGTTACAATCAGGAGCAGTACTGTGAACTAAAAACTGAGGAGACCGTTGGTGAAATTTGTGATCTCCCATTTGTGCAAGCAAACTTTGCACAATTTTGAGCCACGACATTGGCCGAGCGGCACGCAAAACATAAActaaaaagctcaaatttaaacTTAACTCACGAATatcagataagaaagattgaagaGAGATCCCTTCTACTCAGCCTCAAGATACGGATAATCTCTGAAGAGTCAGTTTCAAAAACCAGCCACGAGAACTGTTGTTCCTCCGCAAACAGCACCACGTCCCGGAGAGCAGAAACTTCGATCGTAAGGGAATTATCCATCCCCTAATACTGCGCCATGCTCCTCTGAAACCATGCCTGTCACGAGCAaccccggcctcctccgcccaCCACTCCATCCTTAGAATCAAGGGCGCCGTCCGAGTTGATTTTGACCACACCATCAGGTGGTCGCTGCCACTTGCTCATAGGTCGAATCACTGGAAACTGTTTTATGACCGGGGGAGCTCTAGCTACGGACATAAGAGTATCCTCACAAACTCCATGGCAGTGTTCGGATCGTAACCCTTCTCTCCATGAGTCGAATACATGATTGTAATTAACTTCGACCTATCCTCCTCTGTAATCAGACTATCACGAATAATATCCTTTGCCCAAGTCTGTGGATGGAGAGGATGTTTAAAATCTCCTTCGATGCGTCCCAGAACATTTGGGCATAGGTGAGAAGTGGAACAACAGATAGAGGAAACAAAATAAGATTAAGTATCACTTGTGCAAGGTTGTTCCTTAGTTAGGGTGTATTGTTAAGGGCTTACAGCAAGGGAACAGAGCTGCTGGGTCGAGCGTAGAAAAACAACTATTCTGAGTATTTTTTTTGACATCACGTGAATGGAAAATGAGAATATTTAGCATTATGTTCTATCAATAGTAATAACAAAAATACTGTGAAATACATAGGTAGATGGGTTTTTTTTACAAGAAACTTGTTTCAACCCCGTGAACACATGGATCAATTAGAAGAAAAAACACAGCGCAAAATCTATGAGAAATGCATACAAAACCGACTTGGCTCTCAAAGTTCATCACGACTTTTTGAGCTGTAAATAAGTGAACTATGTATTTTCTTTGGTAGACTGATTGGTTTCATTTGCTCCActggtttttcttcttcttcttaccaGTCAGCTTGCCGAGAGCATCTTGCGCAAGGAGTGGATAGTTGTGCTTTAGTTGCACGAACCCTCCTGCGTTTTCAACGGATCGCAGCTTCTCGCGGTTTTTTCCAATGAACTTTAAACAACGAGCCTTGAGATCATGACAACTGTATTGCTCTGCAAGATTCAGAGTATAACCTACTGAGCTGATGGCTAGTGTTTTGCACAACTTGCTCTCGCATATTAGCTTCAACCTCTCAATAGCATACCTATCAGCCGCGACGAGCAAGTGTTGTGCCATATTTGTAGCATCTTTCGTGGTGTCGTCCATAAACTTAGGCAGACAATCATTGTATATGTAATACAAGAGGATCTCGAAAACCTTAGCACTCATACCATCAATCTGGATGATGTTTTCCTTGCTCTCCATCATAGATCCACAGAGCTCTGCGTGGAAAACCGGCGATCGTGCCGCGAGGATGCACGCATGTGCCTCGAAACTTCTGAACCTGCCGACCATGATAGTCAGGTCTGTCTTGAAGCCTCTTTCAAAAAGATTGCGGAGATCTCTGCTCATCTCGGAGGGTGGCACAGTGATCTCCTCGTGGTCGTCAATGACCTCGACGTAGCACTTGATCACTAGGCAGTCATCCTTGAGGCATCCTGACGCGGCCAAATCAGCTTTACTCACAAACTTGCGTACACCCTCTTTGTCCCTCTTGGACGAGAGCTTGCAGGTGGAGCCGTACTTGTTCTTCTCCCCGGTCAGCGGTGCCGCGGGGTCCTGGAGGCAGAAGGTATATGACAAATTGACCTGACGTTCAGAGGCGTTCATCAACCGGAGATACACAGACGTGAACTGCCCATCGTTGACAGAGAGGAAGCCGTTTGGGTAGTAGAGGATGGCCCAGTCATGACCGCCGACACGAAATTGCTTGGATGTGAGGCAGGTGTTGATGCCCTTGATCCGGGAGTGGCGGAATACCTTGAACAGGTGCTCACCGGTGTGGACGGACACGGCTGAGGAGGTCTTGTTGCCGATGTTCCCCGGCGATGCGCTTCCGTACAAGGGATCGACGAGGCTAGATCCATGGCTAGACATGGCGATTTGTGCGCCGGGGAAACGATGACACGACGGCTGAAGGATTTGAGAAAACTTAGCGATTAGGCTAATCCAGGAGGTAAAAACTCTGTCAGTTTTAATGTCACAAAAAGGCGTGCTATTAGGTTAATTAATCCAGGTGTACAAAAGTCTATTAGCAATATGGCTCGCGCAGGGTGTGCTACTGCTACCTGAAGCTGTGGGCTTCAACGGGGAAACCGAACCCAAGGTCCATCCGATCCGTTGTATCAGAGCAGATGAGATCTAGCgttttctacaaaaaaaaaaaggcttCGATCCGTGGCGGAGATCAACATGACCGGGCTCTGTTACATCTCTCCGGCAGTCTCCGCATGTCTTACTTCTGATCACGGATATTTGCTTGCTCGATAACAGCACATGCAATCTAACACATAACGAGCCCTAGCTATAATAACGAGATCGATCGTTGTACGCGCGCGCTGTCTGAACTGAAAGATAGCCGGCCGCCGCCATGGTAACCAAGACCTCGTCGGCGGTGGTGGTTCACGCCGGCGAGCACCTGTTCAAGATCGTCGGCCACTCCCAGATCAGGGGCAGCCATTCTTTAGTCAGGTCTGGCATCTTCCGCGTCGGCGATCATGACTGGACTATCCTCTACTACCCGAATACGGCGACTACAGGGCTGTCGACGATCAGTTTGCTTATGTTTTCCTCCTGCTGATGAATGCCGGCGAGGATGAGGTCACCGCGTCCTTCGACTTCTCCCTCCAGGATCCCACGCCTCTGTCCACCGGTGAGAAGCACAAGTACAGCTTCACCACCCTCAAGTTCTCGTCCACCAGTTTGGGTTGGGGCACTGGCAAGTTTGTGAGCAAAGCCGATTTGGCCGCATCGGGGTACCTCAAGGATGACTGCCTGCTGATCAAGTGCGTTGTCAATGTCCCCAAGCTCACGGAAGACATCATTGTGCCACCCTCACATCTAGCCAAAGATCTCGGCAACCTTCTAGACAGCGGCATCAACGCGGACATGACTGTTAAGATCGGATCGTTCAAGGCATTCAAGGTGCACACATGCGTGCTCGCTGCGCGATCGCCCGTCTTCCGCGCGCAGCTATGTGGTTACATGATGGAGAGCAGAGAAAACAACATCTGTATTGATGATATAGATGCTGAGGTTTTTGAGGTCCTCCTGCATTACCTGTACAAGGATTGCTTGCCTGAGTTCATGGAGGAGGACACAGAAGATGCTACCAACATGGCGCAGCATTTACTCGTCGCGGCTGATAGGTATGCCATGGAAAGGCTGAAACTGATGTGCGGGAGCAAACTAAGCAAGACTCTCGATAGGGACACGGTGGGTATAACTTTGGAAATTGCTGAGCAATATAATTGTGAGCAGCTCAAGAGTTGTTGTATCAAATATATGGCAAGAAGCCAACCACTTGCCGTCTGTGGTATCCCTAATGAAGTTACTAAGAAGCTGGATCACAATGATCTAACTACATAATCGACTCTGATATATATATAAAAAGAGGTGTAATATTTGAGCAATATTGTGTTATGTGGCAAATGTTCTTTTTCTCGATAGATACATTCTGATATGAAAGCATTACTTTTATCATTATTAGGTGACAAAATATGATGATCTTTGTCTATCAATTTAATCGAGACGTGCCCCATTGATTTTAAATACTGGGCCTTTCTTGGTTGACTTGACTGGTACCTTGAGACTCCTGTTCCATATCAGAAGATTCTTTTGCATCATGCTCCTGATTGTTCGAATGCAGCAGCTACATCTATTGTTGCATATTGATTGTTGTTGCCGTTGACTATATTCATGTTGAGGTTAGTCAAAGAGCATATATACATAATAATAGTTTTTACGCATTCAAAAGCTCGTACATTGCAAGGGGCCTATATACATAATAATAGTTTCTGAAAAGTAAGTCCAACTCTTTGTGTGCCATGAACGTACCTTAGGATGCGCTTAATGGATGTTCAATGGGTAGTAGTAGGAACATGAAGAAACTGACGGACCTTATTAACTAAAAAAGATATATGAGGACGTGGTATAGTCAAGTATTGAAGTACCCCTACAATCCTCCTGTATCGGGTATTGTCTTTAGGCCCAAGTGGAGATCCATTAGTCAAAGATAAGTTGTCATTAATTGAGAGAGGTGTAGAACAAGATGTGCAACCCTTCATACCCACACCAACCAATAGGTTCTTAAGCATACTTTTCTTGATTTAACAATAAGCTATTGTGCGTTTGTGAACCTCAGGTCCTCAAAATAAATGAATCCCACCAAGATTCTTAAGAGCAAACTCAGAACTGAGATTGTGAAGAGAAGCACCTATGGCCATGTCAAAACAGTTTGTAACAATAATATCATCGATATAAATGAGAATGAATATTGTAATGTCTGACTTGTTGTAGAGGAACAAAGATGTGTTAGCCTTAGAAGGAGTGAAGGCAAGAGACTGTAGCTTGGAGCTTAGTCGAGAGTACCACGTCCTGGGTACCTATTTTAACCCATATAGAGCTTTATCAAGTATGCAGACATAATCTGAAGTAGCGAAAGACTCAAAGAAAGTAGCGAAAGACTCAAAACCCGGTAGTTGTTTTCATTTAAACCTCCTCTTTCATAACACCATGTAAGAAAGCATTCTTTACATCTAGCTTCCTTAAACTCCATCCTGTAGAGACTGATATGGACAAAACAAGACGAATAGTAGCAGCTTTAACAATAGGACTAAAATATCATCATAATCAAAACCATAGCTTTGcgtaaaaccttttgcaacaagtCTAGTTTTATGCCTGTCAATAGTACCATCAACCTTTTTCTTGATGCGATAGATCCATTTGCAATCATTGACATCTTTGTTGCAACTTGGAGCAAAAGGATGCCAAGGTTTGTTAGCTTGAAGAACATCATACTCATCTTGCATTGTAGCTTTCCAGTTTCGATTGGTAAGAGCTTCAGTGAGATTTTGGGGTTCGCGTGTAGAAGTCAAAAGGGCATATGTCAAAGTACCATTTGTATAAACCTTAAGTTGTCGTATACCTTTTTGCAGGCGAGTACGAGGTTCGTTGACTGGTTTCTGGACAGCAGGAGCATGAACAGAAGTTTCAGTCACTGGCTGCTCTGACTATCTTGTATGGAGAGAACCATTACCATTAGAATCATCATGGGGATCATCATTGTTTTAAGATCCTGCAGAGTGAACATACCACTCAAGATCAGGAGCATGTGTTGTTGTCGCAGCATTGGGCATGATGGCTCCTCGAGTGATACGTTGGACAGGGACCGCGGCGCGGGGGTAGCACATGACCCGTGTAGCTGCATCTGCGCGAAGGCGACGTGGGCGCTGGGGAGTAGAGCGTAGACGACCCATCAGGGGAGCGAACATGAGATTTTGGGGACGCCCGCACAGTCACGTCAGGTGACAGGGCGGAACATTTAGCTCCGGGTGGAGGATTCGAGGCAGATGTGTCCCCTGAATCTGTATATGGATCGTTGTTGTCCCTTCTGTCATATTTTGCTGACCAAATCAGAATTAGCAGTGTTTGCATCGATTTCTTCAGCATTTGTACACGAACTTCGAGAGGGCTCTTCGACAGTGACCTAGAGAGCATCAACAACTAGAACAATTTGCACACGCCTATCACTAGATGCCGAAGAGATTGTATCTCGAGGAAGCAAAAGTATTGCTTCACTAAGATGACGCCCATCGTTGGGATGAAGAGAAGCAAACAAAAAAACATtatcatcaaagacaacatcccgAGAAACATAGACGCGCCATGTGGTGAAATCTAGACACTTGAAACCTTTATGGAGAGGGCTATATCCAATAAAACACACCGTTTAGAATGAAAAGAGGATTTGTGTTTATTATAAGGATGAATATTTGGCCAAAACATAGCCAAAGACTCGAAGGGATTCATAATTAGGTGTGACATGAATAAGTTTTTTGGGTGGGGTTTCAAGGTTGAGAACTTTTGTAGGAAGCAAGTTTATAAGGAAGGTGGCAGTGAGAAACACATTATTCCAGTATTTTAAGGGCATATAAGCATTGGCTAACAAGGCAAGACCAAACTCCACTATATGACAGTGCTTGCGTTCAACGGAGCCATTTTTTATGAGcatgacactactaggaaaagggctatagctgcacggaaaagtgccggcgcaccatcattgACACTTGCCGGTGGCAAATACCGCCGGCGAGCCAAATTAGGCCGCGCCGGTGAAGAaactatactgccggcgcacaaaaaaatttggtgcgccggggataaaattcgaagaggtCTGGCCGGAAGCGAAAaatctgggcaccttacccccggcgcacctctatggtggtgcgccggtggtagacaatttaccaccagcgcaccaccatagaggtgcgccgggggtaaggtgcctaGATTTTCTCTCTccccccccgggaatcgccttttcagtttccgaaaaaataaaagaaaatgatagaaaattcaaaaaataaaatcctttgaactgcccatgtattatgcaatctagctttcatcaaaatttgaaaaaaatgaatttcgatatattatgcaatatggcatcatctttcggtaaaacgggttttctggttgcatacgacctccgatgaaaaacttttttatatcaaaatcgatctactcgaaatttccttttcgaagaaaaaatggattcgtcatttggaaaacagaaacaggacttttttgagatttaagatttgggtgaaaaaaagaaaaaaattacccccggcgcaccaccctacttggtgcgctgGCGGTAAGCAGTGCTATATAGGCACAACTCAGCCCGCGGTGCTCACTttccccttctcttttcctcctcctcctcctcctcctcctcctcctcctcctccatctcctgctcctccttctctaTACCGAGCTTCTGCGGCAGCGAGCTTCAccggtgactgatacgtctccaacgtatcgataatttcttgtgttccatgccacattattgatgttatctacatgttttatgcacactttatgtcatattcgtgcattttctggaactaacctattaacaagatgccgaagtgccgattctttgttttctgctgtttttggtttcagaaatcctagtaaagaaatattcttggaattggacgaaataaaagcccggaggcctattttctcacgaagcttccggaagaccgaagacgagacgaagaggggccacggggtggccaaaccctagggcggcgcggccccacccctggccgcgccggcctatggtgtgggccccccgtgccgcctctcgacttgcccttccgcctacttaaagcctccgtgacgaaacccccagtaccgagagccacgatacggaaaaccttccagagacgccgtcgccgccgatcccatctcgggggatcactggagatcgcctccggcaccctgccggagaggggaatcatctcccggaggactctacaccgccatggtcgcctccggagtgatgagtgagtagtctacccctggactatgggtccatagcggtagctagatggttgtcttctccccattgtgctatcattgtcggatcttgtgagctgcctatcatgatcaagatcatctatatgtaattctatatgttgcgtttgttgggatccgatgaatagagaatacttgttatgttgattatcaaagttatgcttatgtgttgtttatgatcttgcatgctctccgttattagtagatgctccggccaagtagatgcttttaactccaagagggagtacttatgctcgatagtgggttcatgcctgcattgacaccaggacggtgacgaaagttctaaggttgtgttgtgcttgttgccactagggataaaacattgatgctatgtctaaggatgtagttgttgattacattacgcaccatacttaatgcaattgtactgttgctttgcaacttaatgctggaggggttcggatgataactctgaaggtggactttttaggcatagatgcgagttggatggcggtctatgtactttgtcgtaatgcccaattaaatctcactatactcatcatgatatgtatgtgcattgtcatgctctctttatttgtcaattgcccagctgtaatttgttcacccaacatgctgttcgtcttatgggagagacacctctagtgaactgtggaccccggtccaattctctttactgaaatacaatctactgcaatacttgtttttacttttttctctgcaaacaatcatcttccacacaatacggttaatcctttgttacagcaagccggtgagattgacaacatcactgcatttcgttggggcaaagtactttggttgtgttgtgcaggttccacgttggcgccggaatctctggtgttgcgccgcactacatcccgccgccatcaaccttcaacgtgcttcttggctcctcctggttcgataaaccttggtttctttatgagggaaaacttgctgctgtgcgcatcataccttcctcttggggttgcccaacgaacgtgtgaaatacacgccatcaagctcttttacggcgccgttgccggggagatcaagacacgctgcaagggagtctccacttctcaatctctttactttgtttttgtcttgctttatttactactttgtttgctgcacttatatcaaaacacaaaaaaattagttgctagctttactttatttactgtcttgttgctatatcaaaaacacaaaaaattagttgctagttttactttatttactatcttgtttgctatattgaaaacacaaaaaaattagttactag includes:
- the LOC124689251 gene encoding BTB/POZ and MATH domain-containing protein 1-like, whose product is MSSHGSSLVDPLYGSASPGNIGNKTSSAVSVHTGEHLFKVFRHSRIKGINTCLTSKQFRVGGHDWAILYYPNGFLSVNDGQFTSVYLRLMNASERQVNLSYTFCLQDPAAPLTGEKNKYGSTCKLSSKRDKEGVRKFVSKADLAASGCLKDDCLVIKCYVEVIDDHEEITVPPSEMSRDLRNLFERGFKTDLTIMVGRFRSFEAHACILAARSPVFHAELCGSMMESKENIIQIDGMSAKVFEILLYYIYNDCLPKFMDDTTKDATNMAQHLLVAADRYAIERLKLICESKLCKTLAISSVGYTLNLAEQYSCHDLKARCLKFIGKNREKLRSVENAGGFVQLKHNYPLLAQDALGKLTGKKKKKNQWSK